The Agromyces marinus genome window below encodes:
- a CDS encoding thiolase family protein: protein MTRTDPRPILVATRRTAIATAARGFARHTVDALAAPVLADVARTVAPAGAPIDDVILGNCMGPGGDLARVAALRAGLGTHVPGVTVDRQCGSGLDAVVQAASRVRAGDASLVLAGGAESASTAPHRHWPDGGARYTRAPFAPTGFPDPDMGPAAEHLARARGIGRDRQDAWAARSHALAAAARDAGRFAAEIVPVDGVDRDDRPRASIDAAVLARFEPAFPTAGRADAASGRHDRGTVTGGNSCGFSDGAAAMAVTTAAVARATGLPALRVRSVAIAAGDPALPGLGAAWAGRRALERAGMTPHDLGFVEITEAFAAQVLAVSDELGLDEATISGDGGAIALGHPWGASGAVLLVRLAARMAAADDARAGLAACSIGGGQGVAMIVERVA, encoded by the coding sequence ATGACCCGCACCGACCCCCGTCCGATCCTCGTCGCGACGCGGCGCACCGCGATCGCGACCGCCGCGCGCGGATTCGCACGCCACACGGTCGACGCGCTCGCCGCACCCGTGCTCGCCGACGTCGCCCGCACCGTGGCCCCGGCCGGAGCCCCGATCGACGACGTGATCCTCGGCAACTGCATGGGGCCGGGCGGCGACCTCGCCCGGGTCGCGGCGCTGCGCGCCGGGCTCGGCACGCACGTGCCCGGCGTGACCGTCGACCGGCAGTGCGGTTCGGGACTCGACGCGGTCGTCCAGGCCGCTTCGCGCGTTCGCGCGGGCGACGCGTCGCTCGTGCTCGCGGGCGGCGCCGAGTCGGCGTCCACCGCACCCCACCGGCACTGGCCCGACGGCGGCGCACGCTACACGCGCGCGCCGTTCGCCCCGACCGGCTTCCCCGACCCCGACATGGGCCCGGCCGCCGAACACCTCGCACGGGCTCGGGGCATCGGCCGCGATCGACAGGACGCCTGGGCCGCGCGTTCCCATGCACTCGCCGCCGCCGCCCGCGACGCGGGCCGCTTCGCCGCCGAGATCGTGCCCGTCGACGGCGTCGACCGCGACGACCGGCCGCGCGCCTCGATCGATGCGGCGGTGCTGGCCAGGTTCGAGCCGGCGTTCCCGACCGCCGGCCGAGCGGATGCCGCGTCCGGACGGCACGACCGCGGAACCGTGACCGGGGGCAACTCGTGCGGCTTCTCCGACGGGGCCGCGGCCATGGCCGTGACCACGGCCGCCGTCGCACGCGCGACCGGGCTCCCCGCCCTCCGGGTGCGTTCGGTCGCGATCGCCGCGGGCGACCCGGCGCTGCCCGGGCTCGGGGCGGCATGGGCCGGCCGGCGTGCCCTCGAGCGCGCCGGGATGACCCCGCACGACCTCGGATTCGTCGAGATCACCGAGGCGTTCGCCGCCCAGGTGCTGGCCGTGAGCGACGAACTCGGCCTCGACGAGGCCACCATCTCGGGCGACGGCGGCGCGATCGCGCTGGGCCACCCGTGGGGCGCCTCCGGCGCCGTGCTGCTCGTCCGCCTCGCCGCCCGCATGGCGGCCGCAGACGACGCGCGCGCGGGCCTGGCCGCCTGCTCGATCGGCGGAGGGCAGGGCGTCGCCATGATCGTGGAGCGCGTGGCATGA
- a CDS encoding LLM class F420-dependent oxidoreductase, whose translation MSRALEVCIFTEPQQGASYDEQLAQAQATERLGFDGWFRSDHILRMGAGDPMPGPSDAWTTLAGIARETDRIRLGTLVSPVTFRHPGLLAIQVAQVDDMSGGRVELGLGAGWFGSEHAAYGIPFPRRRFDLLEEQLQVVTGLWQTAVGGRFSFAGEHYDLADAPALPKPVQSPVPLIMGGGGRTRLPALAARFATEFNRGFSDEDEIAASFARVRAACEAIGRDPGTMRLSVALPTVVASDDSTYLARLAAIRADPDTFAAVNLAGTPEVAVEKIRRLADLGADRVYLQLVDQRDLDHVELIATEVLPHVR comes from the coding sequence GTGAGCCGGGCGCTCGAGGTCTGCATCTTCACCGAGCCCCAGCAGGGCGCGAGCTACGACGAGCAGCTCGCACAGGCGCAGGCGACCGAGCGGCTCGGGTTCGACGGCTGGTTCCGCAGCGACCACATCCTGCGCATGGGCGCGGGCGACCCGATGCCCGGACCATCGGACGCCTGGACGACCCTCGCCGGCATCGCGCGAGAGACCGATCGGATCCGGCTCGGAACGCTCGTCTCCCCCGTGACGTTCCGGCACCCGGGCCTGCTCGCGATCCAGGTCGCCCAGGTCGACGACATGTCGGGCGGCCGGGTCGAGCTCGGGCTCGGCGCGGGATGGTTCGGCTCCGAGCACGCGGCCTACGGCATCCCGTTCCCCCGCCGGCGGTTCGACCTCCTCGAGGAGCAGCTGCAGGTCGTCACCGGGCTCTGGCAGACCGCCGTCGGCGGGCGGTTCTCGTTCGCGGGCGAGCACTACGACCTCGCCGACGCGCCCGCGCTGCCGAAGCCCGTGCAGTCGCCGGTTCCGCTGATCATGGGCGGCGGCGGTCGCACGCGACTGCCCGCGCTCGCGGCGCGATTCGCGACGGAATTCAACCGCGGCTTCTCCGACGAGGACGAGATCGCCGCATCCTTCGCGCGCGTGCGCGCCGCGTGCGAGGCGATCGGCCGCGATCCCGGCACCATGCGGCTGAGCGTCGCGCTGCCGACGGTCGTGGCGTCGGATGACTCGACCTACCTCGCACGACTGGCCGCGATCCGCGCCGATCCCGACACGTTCGCGGCGGTCAACCTGGCCGGCACCCCCGAGGTCGCGGTCGAGAAGATCCGGCGGCTCGCCGATCTCGGCGCCGATCGGGTGTACCTCCAGCTCGTCGACCAGCGCGACCTCGACCACGTCGAGCTCATCGCGACCGAGGTCCTCCCCCACGTCCGCTGA
- a CDS encoding energy-coupling factor ABC transporter ATP-binding protein, translating to MSVIRFDGVGHRYGDETVLDGVDLELAERRVGIVGANGSGKSTLARMINGLVTPTSGTVTVDGLDVARHGREVRRRVGFVFTDADTQIVMPTVREDVAFTLRRHRLDPGTAAARVDAVLERFGLADLADRPAHRLSGGQKQLLALASVLVGEPAIVVADEPTTLLDARNARRIAEHFATLDQQLVVVSHHLELLESFDRVVVVEGGRIVADDVPDRALDAYRALIG from the coding sequence ATGAGCGTCATCCGCTTCGACGGGGTCGGTCACCGCTACGGCGACGAGACCGTCCTCGATGGCGTCGACCTCGAACTCGCCGAGCGCCGCGTCGGCATCGTCGGCGCGAACGGCTCAGGCAAGTCGACGCTCGCCCGCATGATCAACGGCCTCGTGACGCCGACCAGCGGCACCGTGACCGTCGACGGCCTCGACGTCGCCCGCCACGGCCGCGAGGTGCGGCGCCGGGTCGGTTTCGTCTTCACCGACGCCGACACGCAGATCGTCATGCCGACCGTGCGTGAAGACGTCGCGTTCACCCTGCGACGGCACCGGCTCGACCCCGGCACCGCCGCCGCCCGCGTCGACGCCGTGCTCGAGCGCTTCGGGCTCGCGGACCTCGCGGATCGGCCGGCGCACCGCCTGTCGGGCGGGCAGAAGCAGCTGCTCGCGCTGGCATCCGTCCTCGTCGGGGAGCCCGCGATCGTCGTCGCCGACGAACCCACGACCCTCCTCGACGCGCGCAACGCACGCCGGATCGCCGAGCACTTCGCAACGCTCGACCAGCAGCTCGTCGTCGTCAGCCACCACCTCGAACTGCTCGAGTCGTTCGATCGGGTGGTCGTCGTCGAGGGCGGTCGCATCGTGGCCGACGACGTTCCCGACCGCGCGCTCGACGCGTACCGCGCCCTGATCGGGTGA
- a CDS encoding inositol monophosphatase family protein — protein sequence MTDATYADDLALALELADLADAAAMARFRAVDLRIDTKPDRTFVTEADLAVERAVREVLSERRPGDGILGEEYGTEGSGSRRWIIDPIDGTSNFLRGVPVWGALIALTVDGVPVVGVASMPALGRRWWGATGLGAQTTDAPGATPRDIRVSSVADLGDASLSFQSIAQWRDAGYLERLLALGERVWRDRAYGDLWSYCLLAEGLVDIVGEFDVKAWDLTALIPIVEGAGGRFTSVTGEAGAGNGSALATNGLLHDAVLEALT from the coding sequence GTGACGGATGCCACCTACGCCGACGATCTCGCCCTGGCCCTCGAACTGGCCGACCTCGCCGATGCGGCCGCGATGGCCCGCTTCCGCGCGGTCGACCTCAGGATCGACACGAAACCCGACCGCACGTTCGTGACCGAGGCCGACCTGGCCGTCGAGCGCGCGGTCCGCGAGGTGCTCTCCGAACGGCGCCCCGGCGACGGCATCCTGGGCGAGGAGTACGGCACCGAGGGCAGCGGTTCGCGGCGGTGGATCATCGACCCGATCGACGGCACCTCGAACTTCCTCCGCGGCGTGCCCGTCTGGGGTGCGCTCATCGCGCTCACCGTCGACGGCGTGCCGGTCGTCGGCGTCGCCTCGATGCCCGCGCTCGGGCGGCGCTGGTGGGGCGCGACCGGTCTCGGCGCGCAGACGACGGATGCCCCGGGCGCGACGCCCCGCGACATCCGCGTGTCGAGCGTCGCCGACCTCGGCGACGCATCGCTCAGCTTCCAGAGCATCGCGCAGTGGCGCGACGCGGGCTACCTCGAGCGCCTGCTGGCGCTCGGCGAACGGGTGTGGCGCGACCGGGCGTACGGAGACCTGTGGTCGTACTGCCTGCTCGCCGAGGGCCTGGTCGACATCGTCGGCGAGTTCGACGTGAAGGCGTGGGACCTGACCGCGCTGATCCCGATCGTCGAGGGCGCCGGCGGGCGATTCACGTCCGTCACGGGCGAGGCGGGCGCCGGCAACGGCAGTGCGCTCGCGACGAACGGGCTGCTGCACGACGCCGTGCTCGAGGCCCTGACGTGA
- a CDS encoding TetR/AcrR family transcriptional regulator has translation MPTDVTPASRVRAADELKHAALEQFAASGFAATSLQQIADAAGYAKSSVLYHYGSKEALLEAAIEPAVEAVEAALERFLAGSGTDPRAELVRDIVDLLIAHRQAVHVFLIQGPSLSELPIIARADLAIRRLDAALCGQGESVEDQVRFGIALGGAAFLLTAGRGFTDEAALPGDDDLRAALHRIIPDILAPVRHAES, from the coding sequence ATGCCCACGGATGTCACGCCGGCGTCGCGCGTGCGCGCGGCCGACGAACTCAAGCACGCCGCCCTCGAGCAGTTCGCCGCGAGCGGATTCGCCGCGACCTCGCTCCAGCAGATCGCCGACGCGGCCGGCTACGCGAAGTCGAGCGTGCTGTACCACTACGGGTCGAAGGAGGCCCTGCTCGAGGCCGCCATCGAGCCGGCCGTCGAGGCCGTCGAGGCCGCGCTCGAACGCTTCCTCGCCGGGAGCGGCACCGACCCGAGGGCCGAGCTCGTCCGAGACATCGTCGACCTCCTGATCGCGCACCGGCAGGCCGTCCACGTGTTCCTGATCCAGGGCCCGAGCCTGTCCGAACTGCCCATCATCGCCCGCGCCGACCTCGCCATCCGGCGGCTCGACGCCGCCCTGTGCGGGCAGGGCGAGAGCGTCGAGGACCAGGTCCGGTTCGGCATCGCGCTCGGCGGCGCGGCCTTCCTGCTCACCGCGGGACGCGGGTTCACCGACGAGGCCGCGCTCCCGGGCGACGACGACCTGCGCGCCGCGCTGCACCGGATCATCCCCGACATCCTCGCCCCCGTCCGTCACGCCGAAAGCTGA
- a CDS encoding MMPL family transporter: protein MALLLHRIGRFAFRRAWIVILAWALALGGLLGAGLGLGGQLEESYSIPGTESQDAIDHLAAVFPQTAGASAKAVLEAPDGDSVENEPYRSAITDLETALEDVDGVDNVLGPFDEFAGDQVSGDDRTAYIQIQFEGQVTEVTDEQLDAVIATGAIGEDAGLEVAFGGDVFTETTFGLTITEVFGVVFAGVVLVITFGSLLAAGMPLLTAIVGVGATFGGIALVAAFAPVSSTAPMLAVMIGLAVGIDYALFILSRHRTQLARGADPEESAAEAVATAGSAVVFAGLTVIIALLGLLVVGIPFLSVMGVAAAFAVLLAVLGATTLLPALFGLAKRRLVPKPGGRAHRRAVASDDATRRTLGRRWVDTVLKAPVVFVLLVVGLLGAAAVPAASLDLNLPGGEGDPGSSQREAYDMVAEGFGPGYNGPLIVTVDITQTTDIFGDLDAIGDRLAEVEGVAYVGEGLPNETVDTAIIQVVPESAPTDAATKQVVQDIRDLADGIADDYGTPIAVTGYTAVGIDISQRLDDALLPFALIVVGLSVILLLIVFRSVFVPVKAALGFLLSAFGAIGVTVAVFQWGWFADLMHIEPGPILSFLPILLMAILFGLAMDYEVFLVSGMREEFVKTRNPRTSIVHGYQHAARVVTAAALIMFFVFFAFVPEGTGVIKGIAFALAIGVVFDAFLVRMTLVPAAMALAGRGAWWLPKWLGRVLPDVDIEGEGLRAHLAESEWAAARGADVLAEDLRIGDPDDPVGPLSIAVPNGAVLVVRRAPAERRLLGAVLAGRVAPAGGRLAVLGSPLPTDAGAVMRRVALADTVTDAAAGATAGELVAARVDATRAWYRLDSGRPAVRTAVRRAGEARTAVGDPLVRPIDPDTPFDALDTLDRVLVCVAAALAEKPRAVVVDLDGASRIPDRLWPALARLVPSDVLLIATTAPDADLEHAATAFEGRGIRSLDLVARPQEALR from the coding sequence TTGGCCCTGCTGCTCCACCGAATCGGACGATTCGCATTCCGTCGCGCCTGGATCGTGATCCTCGCCTGGGCCCTCGCCCTCGGCGGCCTCCTCGGCGCCGGACTCGGCCTCGGTGGCCAGCTCGAGGAGTCCTACTCCATCCCCGGCACCGAGTCGCAGGACGCCATCGACCACCTCGCGGCGGTGTTCCCGCAGACCGCGGGCGCATCGGCGAAGGCGGTCCTCGAGGCCCCGGACGGCGACTCGGTCGAGAACGAGCCGTACCGTAGCGCGATCACCGACCTCGAGACCGCGCTCGAAGACGTCGACGGCGTCGACAACGTGCTCGGTCCGTTCGACGAGTTCGCCGGCGACCAGGTCTCCGGCGACGACCGCACCGCCTACATCCAGATCCAGTTCGAGGGCCAGGTCACCGAGGTCACCGACGAGCAGCTCGACGCCGTCATCGCGACGGGCGCGATCGGCGAGGACGCCGGGCTCGAGGTCGCGTTCGGCGGCGACGTGTTCACCGAGACCACGTTCGGGCTCACGATCACCGAGGTGTTCGGCGTCGTGTTCGCGGGCGTCGTGCTCGTCATCACGTTCGGGTCGCTGCTGGCCGCGGGGATGCCGCTGCTCACCGCGATCGTCGGGGTCGGCGCGACCTTCGGCGGGATCGCGCTCGTGGCCGCGTTCGCACCCGTCTCGAGCACCGCGCCCATGCTCGCGGTGATGATCGGCCTCGCGGTCGGCATCGACTACGCCCTGTTCATCCTGTCGAGGCACCGGACCCAGCTCGCGCGAGGTGCGGACCCGGAGGAGAGCGCGGCCGAAGCCGTCGCGACCGCGGGCAGCGCCGTCGTGTTCGCGGGGCTCACGGTCATCATCGCGCTGCTCGGCCTGCTCGTGGTCGGCATCCCCTTCCTCAGCGTCATGGGCGTCGCCGCCGCGTTCGCCGTCCTCCTCGCGGTGCTCGGGGCCACCACGCTCCTGCCCGCGCTGTTCGGCCTCGCGAAGCGACGGCTCGTCCCGAAGCCGGGTGGTCGCGCGCACCGTCGCGCCGTGGCATCCGACGACGCCACGCGCCGCACGCTCGGCCGACGCTGGGTCGACACGGTGCTCAAGGCTCCGGTCGTGTTCGTGCTGCTCGTCGTGGGCCTGCTCGGCGCCGCAGCCGTGCCCGCCGCGAGCCTCGACCTCAACCTGCCCGGCGGCGAGGGCGACCCGGGCTCCAGCCAGCGCGAGGCGTACGACATGGTCGCCGAGGGCTTCGGCCCCGGCTACAACGGACCGCTCATCGTCACGGTCGACATCACGCAGACCACCGACATCTTCGGCGACCTCGACGCCATCGGCGACCGGCTCGCCGAGGTCGAGGGCGTCGCCTACGTCGGCGAGGGCCTGCCCAACGAGACCGTCGACACCGCGATCATCCAGGTCGTGCCCGAATCGGCCCCGACCGACGCGGCCACCAAGCAGGTCGTGCAGGACATCCGCGACCTCGCCGACGGCATCGCCGACGACTACGGAACGCCCATCGCGGTCACCGGCTACACGGCCGTCGGCATCGACATCTCGCAGCGCCTCGACGACGCGCTGCTCCCGTTCGCGCTCATCGTGGTCGGGCTCTCGGTGATCCTGCTGCTCATCGTGTTCAGGTCGGTGTTCGTCCCCGTGAAGGCGGCGCTCGGATTCCTGCTGTCGGCGTTCGGCGCGATCGGGGTCACGGTCGCCGTGTTCCAGTGGGGGTGGTTCGCCGACCTCATGCACATCGAGCCGGGACCGATCCTGAGCTTCCTGCCGATCCTGCTCATGGCGATCCTGTTCGGCCTCGCGATGGACTACGAGGTGTTCCTCGTCTCGGGCATGCGCGAGGAGTTCGTGAAGACCCGGAACCCGCGCACCTCGATCGTGCACGGCTACCAGCACGCCGCGCGCGTGGTCACCGCGGCGGCCCTGATCATGTTCTTCGTCTTCTTCGCCTTCGTGCCCGAGGGCACCGGGGTGATCAAGGGCATCGCGTTCGCCCTCGCGATCGGCGTGGTGTTCGACGCGTTCCTCGTGCGCATGACGCTCGTGCCCGCGGCGATGGCGCTCGCCGGACGCGGCGCGTGGTGGCTGCCGAAGTGGCTCGGCCGCGTGCTGCCCGACGTGGACATCGAGGGGGAGGGGCTGCGCGCCCACCTCGCCGAGTCGGAGTGGGCCGCGGCACGCGGCGCCGACGTGCTCGCCGAGGACCTCCGCATCGGCGACCCCGACGATCCGGTCGGGCCGCTCTCGATCGCCGTCCCGAACGGCGCCGTCCTCGTCGTGCGCCGCGCGCCCGCCGAACGTCGCCTCCTCGGCGCCGTGCTCGCCGGTCGCGTCGCACCCGCCGGCGGCCGGCTGGCGGTGCTCGGGTCGCCGCTGCCCACCGACGCGGGTGCGGTCATGCGCCGCGTCGCCCTGGCCGACACCGTGACGGATGCCGCAGCCGGCGCCACCGCGGGCGAACTCGTCGCCGCACGCGTCGACGCGACCCGGGCGTGGTACCGCCTCGACTCCGGCCGACCGGCCGTCCGGACCGCCGTGCGCCGCGCCGGAGAGGCGCGGACCGCCGTGGGCGACCCGCTCGTGCGCCCCATCGATCCCGACACGCCCTTCGACGCGCTCGACACGCTCGACCGGGTGCTCGTGTGCGTCGCCGCAGCCCTCGCCGAGAAGCCGCGCGCGGTGGTCGTCGACCTCGATGGCGCATCCCGCATCCCGGACCGGTTGTGGCCGGCGCTCGCGCGCCTCGTGCCGTCCGACGTCCTGCTCATCGCCACCACCGCGCCCGATGCGGACCTCGAGCACGCCGCGACGGCGTTCGAGGGCCGCGGCATCCGCTCGCTCGACCTCGTCGCCCGCCCCCAGGAGGCACTCCGATGA
- a CDS encoding AMP-binding enzyme produces MTDGLGGTGDRVALEFGERRVRYDELARAVAAAGSAPADGPIGCRGDGDPIDTAIAVLAALAAHRPVLIGGGTDDAARLAPSLPPGTGLAVMTSGSSSRDGRPRVIARTAASWTDSFVPFARVAGLDAGDRVAITGPLVASMHLFAVLQSLAIGATATDRVHDATAVHATPTRLARLLHADALAPGTRAIVAGASLPDAVRASALHRGIRLVEYYGAAELSLVLAARDDGVTGGLHPFPGVEVDLRPTADGLLLWARSPFLALDVVGGGLRRDADGFATVGDLAERTLDGGIRVLGRGDSAITTAGATVLAEDVEARLATLAGVHDAAVVGTPHRVLGQRIAALVELAPGTDLAEVAAAARTRLGPAELPRRWYAGTLPRTATGKPARGLLREQIASGAFGPGHPPAAEGARP; encoded by the coding sequence ATGACCGACGGGCTCGGCGGAACCGGCGACCGCGTCGCGCTCGAGTTCGGCGAGCGGCGCGTCCGCTACGACGAACTCGCGCGCGCGGTCGCCGCCGCCGGGTCCGCGCCCGCCGACGGCCCCATCGGATGCCGCGGCGACGGCGACCCGATCGACACCGCCATCGCGGTGCTCGCCGCACTCGCGGCGCATCGACCGGTCCTCATCGGCGGCGGGACGGACGACGCCGCACGACTGGCACCGAGCCTGCCCCCGGGAACCGGGCTCGCCGTCATGACCTCGGGCTCGAGTTCGCGCGACGGTCGGCCCCGCGTCATCGCCCGCACGGCCGCCTCCTGGACCGACTCGTTCGTCCCGTTCGCGAGGGTCGCCGGACTCGACGCGGGCGACCGGGTCGCGATCACCGGACCCCTCGTCGCGTCGATGCACCTCTTCGCCGTGCTCCAGTCGCTCGCGATCGGTGCGACCGCGACCGACCGCGTGCACGACGCCACCGCGGTGCACGCCACCCCGACCCGGCTCGCCCGCCTGCTCCACGCCGACGCCCTCGCGCCCGGCACGCGTGCGATCGTCGCGGGAGCCTCACTGCCGGACGCCGTCCGCGCGTCGGCGCTGCACCGCGGCATCCGGCTGGTCGAGTACTACGGCGCGGCCGAGCTCTCCCTCGTCCTCGCCGCGCGCGACGACGGCGTCACGGGCGGACTGCATCCCTTCCCCGGCGTCGAGGTCGACCTCCGGCCGACCGCCGACGGACTCCTGCTCTGGGCGCGCTCGCCGTTCCTCGCACTCGACGTCGTCGGGGGCGGCCTGCGCCGCGACGCCGACGGCTTCGCCACCGTGGGCGACCTCGCCGAACGCACCCTCGACGGCGGGATCCGCGTGCTCGGACGCGGGGATTCGGCGATCACCACGGCCGGTGCGACCGTGCTCGCCGAGGACGTCGAGGCGCGCCTCGCGACGCTCGCCGGCGTGCACGACGCCGCCGTCGTCGGCACCCCGCACCGCGTACTCGGGCAGCGCATCGCCGCGCTCGTCGAACTGGCCCCCGGCACCGACCTCGCCGAGGTCGCCGCGGCCGCCCGCACGCGGCTCGGACCGGCCGAGCTGCCCCGCCGGTGGTACGCGGGGACCCTGCCGCGCACCGCCACGGGCAAGCCCGCCCGCGGGCTCCTGCGCGAGCAGATCGCCTCGGGGGCGTTCGGCCCCGGACATCCGCCCGCCGCCGAGGGAGCACGCCCATGA
- a CDS encoding energy-coupling factor transporter transmembrane component T family protein: MIGVHHPGDSVLHRLPAPAKLGLLALALTVTAVAGTPAVLGVAGAVTVGLFALAGIPVRVAWRQVSPILWVLAFAVPVQWFFAGWEAAATMAGRLVIAVALAAVYTLTTTVTATLDAVQLLLRPFARWVDPDRIGLALALAIRCVPLLADLVREVLDARRARGAEGSPTAFAVPVMVRTLRTADRLGEALMARGVDD; encoded by the coding sequence ATGATCGGCGTCCACCACCCCGGCGACTCGGTGCTCCACCGACTGCCCGCACCGGCCAAGCTCGGCCTGCTCGCGCTCGCGCTGACCGTCACGGCGGTCGCCGGGACCCCCGCGGTGCTCGGCGTCGCCGGCGCCGTCACCGTCGGCCTGTTCGCGCTCGCGGGCATCCCCGTGCGCGTCGCCTGGCGGCAGGTCTCCCCCATCCTCTGGGTACTCGCGTTCGCGGTTCCCGTCCAGTGGTTCTTCGCCGGATGGGAGGCCGCCGCGACGATGGCCGGGCGGCTCGTGATCGCCGTCGCGCTCGCGGCCGTGTACACGCTGACGACCACGGTCACCGCGACCCTCGACGCCGTGCAGCTGCTCCTGCGGCCCTTCGCACGCTGGGTCGACCCAGACCGGATCGGGCTCGCCCTCGCCCTCGCCATCCGCTGCGTCCCGCTGCTCGCCGACCTCGTCCGCGAGGTCCTCGACGCGCGCCGCGCGCGCGGCGCCGAGGGCTCGCCGACCGCGTTCGCCGTGCCCGTGATGGTGCGCACCCTCCGGACCGCGGACCGCCTCGGCGAGGCGCTCATGGCGCGCGGCGTGGACGACTGA
- a CDS encoding biotin transporter BioY — MTSAPPSPTASSAGSTAPAAERRRGRTPARDLAQIAVFAALIAALGLPGALYIGGGAVPITFQTLGVMLAGAILGARKGALSVLLLLALVAAGLPLLSGGRGGLGVFVGPSVGYLIGWVLGALVIGWCTARLLPRYRVLPALGATALGGIVAVYLVGVPVFAAITATPIGAALAGSALFLPGDILKVVVTVLVAKGVHRAWPGLIEPQPWPWARAAARPAGASAE; from the coding sequence ATGACCTCCGCGCCGCCCTCCCCGACCGCGTCCTCCGCCGGCTCGACGGCACCCGCCGCCGAGCGGCGCCGCGGCCGAACCCCCGCACGCGACCTCGCCCAGATCGCCGTCTTCGCCGCGCTCATCGCCGCTCTCGGCCTGCCCGGTGCACTCTACATCGGCGGCGGCGCGGTGCCGATCACGTTCCAGACGCTCGGCGTCATGCTCGCCGGCGCCATCCTCGGCGCACGCAAGGGGGCGCTCTCCGTGCTCCTGCTCCTCGCGCTCGTGGCGGCAGGGCTCCCCCTGCTCTCCGGCGGTCGCGGCGGCCTCGGGGTCTTCGTCGGCCCGTCCGTCGGCTACCTCATCGGCTGGGTCCTGGGAGCGCTCGTGATCGGATGGTGCACCGCCCGCCTCCTGCCCCGCTACCGCGTGCTCCCCGCCCTCGGCGCTACCGCGCTCGGCGGGATCGTCGCGGTCTACCTCGTCGGCGTGCCCGTGTTCGCCGCGATCACCGCCACCCCGATCGGCGCCGCCCTGGCCGGTTCGGCGCTCTTCCTGCCGGGCGACATCCTCAAGGTGGTCGTCACCGTCCTCGTCGCCAAGGGCGTCCACCGCGCATGGCCCGGCCTCATCGAGCCGCAGCCGTGGCCCTGGGCCCGCGCCGCGGCCCGCCCCGCTGGGGCGTCCGCGGAATGA
- a CDS encoding SIMPL domain-containing protein, with protein sequence MSTTISVTGRADEHVEPELGVLRLTVAASGQDREHVLAQVGSAHEQVLSDLRGLDAAGSLESWSAGSLRVWSHRPWNAEGRRLPLVHEAAAEVEASFRDLDALGAWAGPAAWAESVTLEGIEWRLTEATRSRVHESAQRRAVADAVRKAGVYAEALGLAAPVPVEIADHGMPGERPVQRNHRQAPVRAMAMADAAAPAAEFAPAKLVVEAAVDARFSTQ encoded by the coding sequence ATGTCGACCACCATCTCGGTCACCGGTCGCGCCGATGAGCACGTCGAGCCCGAACTCGGCGTGCTCCGCCTGACCGTCGCCGCGAGCGGCCAGGACCGCGAGCACGTGCTCGCGCAGGTCGGGTCGGCCCATGAGCAGGTCCTGTCCGACCTCCGCGGGCTCGACGCCGCGGGCTCGCTGGAGTCGTGGTCTGCGGGGTCGCTGCGCGTCTGGTCGCATCGACCGTGGAACGCCGAGGGGCGGCGACTCCCGCTCGTGCACGAGGCCGCAGCCGAGGTCGAGGCCTCGTTCCGGGACCTCGATGCGCTCGGGGCGTGGGCGGGGCCGGCGGCATGGGCCGAGTCCGTCACGCTCGAGGGCATCGAATGGCGCCTGACCGAGGCGACGCGTTCGCGCGTGCACGAGTCCGCGCAGCGTCGGGCCGTGGCCGACGCGGTGCGGAAGGCGGGCGTCTACGCCGAGGCGCTGGGGCTCGCCGCGCCCGTCCCGGTCGAGATCGCCGACCACGGCATGCCAGGCGAGCGGCCGGTCCAGCGGAACCACCGGCAGGCGCCGGTGCGAGCGATGGCGATGGCGGATGCCGCGGCGCCCGCCGCGGAGTTCGCGCCGGCGAAGCTCGTCGTCGAGGCCGCCGTCGACGCGCGGTTCAGCACGCAGTGA